One Neovison vison isolate M4711 chromosome 2, ASM_NN_V1, whole genome shotgun sequence genomic window carries:
- the DNAJB12 gene encoding dnaJ homolog subfamily B member 12 isoform X2, which yields MESNKDEAERCISIALKAIQSNQPDRALRFLEKAQRLYPTPRVRALIESLNQKPQSAGDHPQPTDTTHRKPGGADAPSANGEAGGGESTKGYTAEQVAAVKRVKQCKDYYEILGVSRGASDEDLKKAYRKLALKFHPDKNHAPGATEAFKAIGTAYAVLSNPEKRKQYDQFGDDKSQAARHGHGHGDFHRGFEADISPEDLFNMFFGGGFPSSNVHVYSNGRMRYTYQQRQDRRENQGDGGLGVFVQLMPILILILVSALSQLMVSSPPYSLSPRPSVGHVHRRVTDHLNVVYYVADTFSKEYTGSSLKTVERNVEDDYIANLRNNCWKEKQQKEGLLYRARYFGDTDMYHKAQRMSTPSCNRLSETMKSLENFW from the exons ATGGAATCCAACAAGGATGAAGCCGAGCGCTGTATTAGCATCGCCCTCAAGGCCATCCAGAGCAACCAGCCCGACCGGGCACTCCGCTTCCTGGAGAAGGCTCAGCGGCTGTACCCGACGCCGCGAGTTCGCG CCCTGATCGAGTCCCTCAACCAGAAACCGCAGTCTGCCGGTGACCATCCCCAGCCCACAGACACGACCCACAGGAAACCAGGTGGGGCCGATGCCCCCTCGGCCAACggagaagctggaggaggagagagcaccAAAGGCTACACAGCAGAGCAAGTAGCAGCAGTGAAAAG ggTCAAGCAGTGTAAAGATTACTATGAGATCCTGGGGGTGAGCAGAGGGGCCTCTGATGAGGACCTGAAGAAGGCCTACCGCAAGTTGGCCCTCAAGTTCCACCCAGACAAGAACCACGCACCGGGTGCCACTGAAGCTTTCAAAG CCATTGGCACAGCATATGCGGTACTTAGTAAcccagagaaaaggaagcagtatGACCAGTTCGGTGATGACAAGAGCCAGGCAGCCCGACACGGCCATGGGCATGGGGACTTCCACCGTGGCTTTGAGGCTGACATCTCCCCCGAGGACCTCTTCAACATGTTCTTTGGTGGTGGCTTCCCATCTA GTAATGTCCACGTCTACAGCAACGGCCGCATGCGCTATACCTACCAGCAAAGGCAGGACCGCAGGGAGAACCAGGGTGAC GGCGGGCTGGGGGTGTTTGTTCAACTGATGCCTATCCTCATCCTGATCCTCGTGTCAGCTCTCAGCCAGCTCATGGTCTCCAGCCCCCCATACAGCCTGAGCCCAAGGCC GTCGGTGGGCCACGTCCACAGGCGAGTCACTGACCACCTGAATGTCGTCTACTACGTGGCAGACACCTTCTCTAAGGAGTACACAGGCTCCAGCCTCAAAACAGTTGAACGGAATGTGGAAGATGATTATATCGCCAACCTCCGAAACAACTgctggaaggagaagcagcaga AGGAAGGCTTGCTATACCGGGCCCGCTACTTCGGTGACACAGATATGTACCACAAAGCACAGAGGATGAGCACGCCGAGCTGTAACCGACTGTCAGAG ACCATGAAATCCCTGGAGAATTTTTGGTGA
- the DNAJB12 gene encoding dnaJ homolog subfamily B member 12 isoform X1: MESNKDEAERCISIALKAIQSNQPDRALRFLEKAQRLYPTPRVRALIESLNQKPQSAGDHPQPTDTTHRKPGGADAPSANGEAGGGESTKGYTAEQVAAVKRVKQCKDYYEILGVSRGASDEDLKKAYRKLALKFHPDKNHAPGATEAFKAIGTAYAVLSNPEKRKQYDQFGDDKSQAARHGHGHGDFHRGFEADISPEDLFNMFFGGGFPSSNVHVYSNGRMRYTYQQRQDRRENQGDGGLGVFVQLMPILILILVSALSQLMVSSPPYSLSPRPSVGHVHRRVTDHLNVVYYVADTFSKEYTGSSLKTVERNVEDDYIANLRNNCWKEKQQKEGLLYRARYFGDTDMYHKAQRMSTPSCNRLSEVQASLHG, from the exons ATGGAATCCAACAAGGATGAAGCCGAGCGCTGTATTAGCATCGCCCTCAAGGCCATCCAGAGCAACCAGCCCGACCGGGCACTCCGCTTCCTGGAGAAGGCTCAGCGGCTGTACCCGACGCCGCGAGTTCGCG CCCTGATCGAGTCCCTCAACCAGAAACCGCAGTCTGCCGGTGACCATCCCCAGCCCACAGACACGACCCACAGGAAACCAGGTGGGGCCGATGCCCCCTCGGCCAACggagaagctggaggaggagagagcaccAAAGGCTACACAGCAGAGCAAGTAGCAGCAGTGAAAAG ggTCAAGCAGTGTAAAGATTACTATGAGATCCTGGGGGTGAGCAGAGGGGCCTCTGATGAGGACCTGAAGAAGGCCTACCGCAAGTTGGCCCTCAAGTTCCACCCAGACAAGAACCACGCACCGGGTGCCACTGAAGCTTTCAAAG CCATTGGCACAGCATATGCGGTACTTAGTAAcccagagaaaaggaagcagtatGACCAGTTCGGTGATGACAAGAGCCAGGCAGCCCGACACGGCCATGGGCATGGGGACTTCCACCGTGGCTTTGAGGCTGACATCTCCCCCGAGGACCTCTTCAACATGTTCTTTGGTGGTGGCTTCCCATCTA GTAATGTCCACGTCTACAGCAACGGCCGCATGCGCTATACCTACCAGCAAAGGCAGGACCGCAGGGAGAACCAGGGTGAC GGCGGGCTGGGGGTGTTTGTTCAACTGATGCCTATCCTCATCCTGATCCTCGTGTCAGCTCTCAGCCAGCTCATGGTCTCCAGCCCCCCATACAGCCTGAGCCCAAGGCC GTCGGTGGGCCACGTCCACAGGCGAGTCACTGACCACCTGAATGTCGTCTACTACGTGGCAGACACCTTCTCTAAGGAGTACACAGGCTCCAGCCTCAAAACAGTTGAACGGAATGTGGAAGATGATTATATCGCCAACCTCCGAAACAACTgctggaaggagaagcagcaga AGGAAGGCTTGCTATACCGGGCCCGCTACTTCGGTGACACAGATATGTACCACAAAGCACAGAGGATGAGCACGCCGAGCTGTAACCGACTGTCAGAGGTGCAGGCCTCCCTGCATGGATAG